Part of the Crossiella cryophila genome, CCCAGCAGCCACCACAGCAGCGCGATCTGGTAGACCCTGGTGCCGCCCTGGGAGAGCACCTGCCCCACCCAGACCAGGGCGAAGTTCTTGTTGCGCAATAACATCAGGCGCCACGCTCGTCGAGCAGCCGGACCAGTTTGCCGGTCCGCGGGTTGATCTTGAGCCCGTCCGGCCCTGCCCATTCCACCGCGAGGGGCTGGATCAGGCCGCGTTCGACGTGATCGGCGAACATCGGCCGCAGCTCGTCCAGGGACACCGCGATCGCCTTGGCCAGCTCCTGCTGCCCGGTGACCGTGCCGCCCAGGCGCAGCACGAGCTGGTCCTTGGCCTCCTTGCGCCGCAACACCACCTGGATGCCGGTGATGGACTGCCCGGCCGCCGCACCCTCCACAATGGAGCGCAGATCGTCCAGGTAGACCGTGACCGGTCCGACCCGCGCGCCCTCGTCGGAACGCCCGAGCAGCCGGAAGGTCCGGGTCTCGAAGTCGGTCCACTCGGCCAGATCGCCCACCGGGTACCGCACCACCGGCTGCAGTGTGCGCACCAGGTCGGTCACCACCACCCGCCCGGGACGGCCCGCCTCCTGGATCGGCTCGCCGGAGTCGATGTCCAGGATCTCCATGATCCTTCCTGGGAAGACCCGGTGGATCCGCGCGTCCTCCTCACCCTCGACCGGCCCGCCGAGGATGCCGCCGTCCACGCTGGCGTAGCCGATGGAGCGGACCTTGGCGCCGGGGAAGGCGGCGTTGATCAGCGCCCGCTGGTCGCCGTAGAAGGCCTCGCCGCTGAACAGCACGATCCGCACCAGCGGCAGCGAGCCCACGGTGTCCACCACGTGCTGGGCCAGCTGGCACAGCGAGGTGGGCGGGGCGGCCAGCACGGTCGCGCCGAACTCGGCCAGGGTCCCGGCCACGAACTCCAGCGGGGCCGACCCGGCGATGGGCAGTTGCACGGTGTCCACCGGCGCGTCCTGCAGGGTGTTGA contains:
- a CDS encoding phenylacetate--CoA ligase family protein; this translates as MSLPALVDLVRERSPYYRELYAELPPAPDLSDLPIVDHAGYWAANTLRDNRLHTGEHIGGLVFKTGGTTSAPRVSVYTRAEWREMSETFSTGLVGAGLVDGDRVANLFYAGELYSSFIFTLNTLQDAPVDTVQLPIAGSAPLEFVAGTLAEFGATVLAAPPTSLCQLAQHVVDTVGSLPLVRIVLFSGEAFYGDQRALINAAFPGAKVRSIGYASVDGGILGGPVEGEEDARIHRVFPGRIMEILDIDSGEPIQEAGRPGRVVVTDLVRTLQPVVRYPVGDLAEWTDFETRTFRLLGRSDEGARVGPVTVYLDDLRSIVEGAAAGQSITGIQVVLRRKEAKDQLVLRLGGTVTGQQELAKAIAVSLDELRPMFADHVERGLIQPLAVEWAGPDGLKINPRTGKLVRLLDERGA